In Bubalus kerabau isolate K-KA32 ecotype Philippines breed swamp buffalo chromosome 4, PCC_UOA_SB_1v2, whole genome shotgun sequence, one DNA window encodes the following:
- the IFI35 gene encoding interferon-induced 35 kDa protein isoform X2, translated as MSALQALQEEQARLKMRLQELQRNLRDCPQDKVPFPVPKSPLVFRGHFEEGKAMAKSVVSHVRICYPLPGGSALVTFDDPNVAKQVLQQKEHQINVEGFRLRVQVQPLELPMLTTIQVSSQMNDQRVLVSGFPAGLKLSEEELLDKLEIFFGKTKNGGGDVEMRELLQEGVMLGFTEDRVAQHLCQMGQFTVPLGKQQSCLRVSPYMSGKIQKAEVRPQPVPQSVLVLNIPDVLDGPELQDVLEIHFQKPTRGGGEVEAVTVVPPGQRGLAVFTSKSG; from the exons ATGTCG GCTCTCCAGGCCCTTCAGGAGGAACAGGCCAGACTAAAGATGAGGCTGCAGGAGCTGCAGAGGAATCTCAGGGACTGCCCCCAAGACAAG GTCCCATTCCCTGTGCCCAAGTCCCCCCTGGTGTTCCGAGGACACTttgaggagggcaaggcaatgGCCAAGTCTGTGGTTTCCCATGTGCGGATTTGTTACCCTCTGCCTGGAGGCTCTGCTCTGGTGACCTTTGATGACCCCAATG TGGCCAAGCAGGTGCTGCAGCAAAAGGAGCATCAGATCAATGTGGAAGGGTTCCGGCTGAGGGTTCAAGTCCAGCCCCTGGAGCTACCCATGCTGACTACCATCCAG GTGTCCAGCCAGATGAATGACCAGAGAGTGCTGGTCAGTGGGTTTCCTGCTGGGCTCAAGTTAAGTGAGGAAGAGCTGCTGGACAAGCTGGAGATCTTCTTTGGCAAGACCAAGAATGGAGGTGGTGACGTGGAGATGAGGGAACTGCTGCAAGAGGGTGTCATGCTGGGCTTTACTGAGGATAGAG TGGCCCAGCACCTGTGCCAGATGGGCCAGTTCACGGTGCCACTGGGTAAACAGCAGTCCTGTCTGAGAGTCTCTCCCTATATGAGCGGGAAAATCCAGAAGGCCGAG GTCAGGCCCCAGCCTGTGCCCCAGTCGGTGCTGGTGCTCAACATTCCTGATGTCCTGGATGGCCCGGAGCTACAAGACGTCCTGGAGATCCACTTCCAGAAACCCACCCGTGGTGGCGGGGAGGTGGAAGCTGTGACAGTCGTGCCCCcgggacagcgaggcctggcagtCTTCACTTCGAAGTCAGGCTAG
- the IFI35 gene encoding interferon-induced 35 kDa protein isoform X1, with the protein MSQALQALQEEQARLKMRLQELQRNLRDCPQDKVPFPVPKSPLVFRGHFEEGKAMAKSVVSHVRICYPLPGGSALVTFDDPNVAKQVLQQKEHQINVEGFRLRVQVQPLELPMLTTIQVSSQMNDQRVLVSGFPAGLKLSEEELLDKLEIFFGKTKNGGGDVEMRELLQEGVMLGFTEDRVAQHLCQMGQFTVPLGKQQSCLRVSPYMSGKIQKAEVRPQPVPQSVLVLNIPDVLDGPELQDVLEIHFQKPTRGGGEVEAVTVVPPGQRGLAVFTSKSG; encoded by the exons ATGTCG CAGGCTCTCCAGGCCCTTCAGGAGGAACAGGCCAGACTAAAGATGAGGCTGCAGGAGCTGCAGAGGAATCTCAGGGACTGCCCCCAAGACAAG GTCCCATTCCCTGTGCCCAAGTCCCCCCTGGTGTTCCGAGGACACTttgaggagggcaaggcaatgGCCAAGTCTGTGGTTTCCCATGTGCGGATTTGTTACCCTCTGCCTGGAGGCTCTGCTCTGGTGACCTTTGATGACCCCAATG TGGCCAAGCAGGTGCTGCAGCAAAAGGAGCATCAGATCAATGTGGAAGGGTTCCGGCTGAGGGTTCAAGTCCAGCCCCTGGAGCTACCCATGCTGACTACCATCCAG GTGTCCAGCCAGATGAATGACCAGAGAGTGCTGGTCAGTGGGTTTCCTGCTGGGCTCAAGTTAAGTGAGGAAGAGCTGCTGGACAAGCTGGAGATCTTCTTTGGCAAGACCAAGAATGGAGGTGGTGACGTGGAGATGAGGGAACTGCTGCAAGAGGGTGTCATGCTGGGCTTTACTGAGGATAGAG TGGCCCAGCACCTGTGCCAGATGGGCCAGTTCACGGTGCCACTGGGTAAACAGCAGTCCTGTCTGAGAGTCTCTCCCTATATGAGCGGGAAAATCCAGAAGGCCGAG GTCAGGCCCCAGCCTGTGCCCCAGTCGGTGCTGGTGCTCAACATTCCTGATGTCCTGGATGGCCCGGAGCTACAAGACGTCCTGGAGATCCACTTCCAGAAACCCACCCGTGGTGGCGGGGAGGTGGAAGCTGTGACAGTCGTGCCCCcgggacagcgaggcctggcagtCTTCACTTCGAAGTCAGGCTAG
- the RPL27 gene encoding large ribosomal subunit protein eL27 yields MGKFMKPGKVVLVLAGRYSGRKAVIVKNIDDGTSDRPYSHALVAGIDRYPRKVTAAMGKKKIAKRSKIKSFVKVYNYNHLMPTRYSVDIPLDKTVVNKDVFRDPALKRKARREAKVKFEERYKTGKNKWFFQKLRF; encoded by the exons ATGGGCAAGTTCATGAAACCCGGGAAGGTGGTGCTGGTCCTGGCCGGTCGCTACTCCGGACGCAAAGCGGTCATCGTGAAG AACATTGATGACGGCACCTCAGACCGACCCTACAGCCATGCTCTGGTTGCTGGAATTGATCGCTATCCCCGCAAAGTGACAGCTGCCATGGGCAAGAAGAAAATCGCCAAGAGGTCAAAGATCAAGTCTTTTGTGAAAGTTTATAATTATAATCACCTCATGCCCACAAG GTACTCTGTGGATATCCCCTTGGACAAAACTGTTGTCAACAAGGATGTCTTCAGAGACCCTGCTCTCAAACGCAAGGCCCGACGAGAGGCAAAGGTCAAGTTTGAGGAGAG ATACAAGACCGGCAAGAACAAATGGTTCTTCCAGAAGCTGCGGTTTTAG